From the Desulfovibrio sp. JY genome, one window contains:
- a CDS encoding cupin domain-containing protein — MKKINIFEEGPFKDTGYGMLWVHDSADFRIINFNFKAGQTLPVHNHEVDGELSIVVLEGEGEFLGADNATSPAKAGDVLVCPIATPHGIRAITDMRVLVTIAPPP, encoded by the coding sequence ATGAAGAAAATCAACATCTTCGAGGAAGGTCCGTTCAAGGATACGGGGTACGGCATGCTGTGGGTGCACGATTCGGCCGACTTTCGCATCATCAACTTCAACTTCAAGGCCGGCCAGACCCTGCCCGTGCACAACCATGAAGTGGACGGCGAGCTGTCCATCGTGGTGCTCGAAGGCGAAGGGGAATTTCTCGGGGCCGATAATGCGACGTCGCCGGCCAAGGCGGGCGACGTGCTGGTGTGCCCCATCGCCACGCCCCATGGGATTCGCGCCATCACCGACATGCGCGTGCTGGTGACCATCGCGCCGCCGCCCTGA
- a CDS encoding methyl-accepting chemotaxis protein encodes MRSIRTTMIILIGIVVVLIQSTLLAIVTRMGYDASISASMHEMTSLGSTISKTAAAFGRQQLELVKGVSLMPVTRQVLVSGQGQEALAGIAAAMSKSSEDINTFYIFNKEGTQVVSMTQGKATALNALADREYVKAALAGKLGMASVPTRSSKTGKLIVSVTAPVVDEAGKVIGGVGMSYVLNGLIEDYIDAVRIGKSGEPFILSPKGVVVGDSNRDMLLKDISGEPGVAPMLVAATGEGVMLHNGQEKRVVWTRVAGWNWIMGFAMNTSEMEASAVSLRNSMLVVGLVAVVALMLVTLLSLERIVVRPLKRLQGYASEVAAGNLDSSLTLRLNNEIGKLADSLRTMVASLKGKIDEADDKTRLANEHSRLAAAATREAEEAKAAAEQARAQGMLQAAGKLENVVAVVSSASEEISAQVEQSTRGAEEQSARVGETASAMEEMTATVVEIAKNASEAAQSAQNAKAKAEDGARIVAQAITGIGEAQDQALELKNDMTVLGRQAESIGQVLNVISDIADQTNLLALNAAIEAARAGEAGRGFAVVADEVRKLAEKTMTATKEVGDAIRDIQSGTRKNIGNVEQAVEKIQAATGLSATSGDALSEIVALVESTSGQVTSIATASEEQSATCEEINRSIEGISRVSSETSDAMRQSANAVAELVDQAQSLTALIEDLKEDAGTTTPRALSA; translated from the coding sequence ATGCGAAGTATACGAACGACCATGATTATCCTTATCGGAATAGTCGTTGTACTGATACAGTCCACACTGCTCGCCATCGTCACACGCATGGGCTATGACGCGAGTATTTCCGCAAGCATGCATGAGATGACTTCCCTGGGTTCCACGATTTCCAAGACAGCCGCCGCGTTCGGGCGACAACAATTGGAACTGGTCAAGGGCGTTTCGCTCATGCCGGTAACGCGGCAGGTTCTCGTTTCCGGCCAGGGACAGGAGGCGCTTGCGGGGATCGCCGCAGCCATGTCCAAGAGTTCCGAAGACATCAATACGTTCTACATCTTCAATAAAGAGGGGACACAGGTGGTGAGCATGACCCAGGGCAAGGCGACCGCGCTCAACGCCCTGGCGGATCGCGAATACGTCAAGGCGGCGCTGGCCGGGAAGCTGGGTATGGCCAGCGTGCCGACCAGGAGCAGCAAGACGGGGAAACTGATCGTCAGCGTGACGGCCCCGGTTGTCGACGAAGCAGGCAAGGTTATCGGCGGCGTCGGCATGTCCTATGTCCTCAACGGGCTGATCGAGGACTATATCGACGCCGTCCGCATCGGCAAATCCGGCGAGCCGTTCATCCTTTCGCCCAAGGGCGTGGTGGTGGGCGATTCCAACCGCGACATGCTGCTCAAGGACATCTCCGGCGAGCCGGGCGTTGCGCCCATGCTGGTCGCGGCCACGGGCGAGGGCGTGATGCTGCACAACGGCCAGGAAAAGCGGGTTGTCTGGACCCGGGTGGCGGGCTGGAACTGGATCATGGGGTTTGCCATGAACACCTCCGAGATGGAGGCGTCGGCCGTGTCGCTGCGCAACTCCATGCTCGTCGTGGGTCTGGTGGCCGTGGTGGCGTTGATGCTGGTGACGCTGCTTTCCCTGGAGCGTATCGTTGTGCGGCCGCTCAAGCGCCTGCAGGGCTATGCTTCGGAAGTCGCCGCCGGCAACCTGGACAGTTCCCTGACCCTGCGGCTCAATAACGAGATCGGCAAGCTGGCCGACAGTCTGCGGACCATGGTGGCGAGCCTCAAGGGCAAGATCGACGAGGCCGACGACAAGACCCGGCTGGCCAACGAACACTCGCGCCTCGCGGCCGCGGCCACCCGCGAGGCCGAGGAGGCCAAGGCGGCGGCGGAACAGGCCCGGGCCCAGGGCATGCTCCAGGCGGCGGGCAAGCTCGAGAACGTGGTGGCCGTCGTCAGTTCGGCCTCCGAGGAAATCTCGGCCCAGGTGGAGCAGTCCACGCGCGGGGCCGAGGAGCAAAGCGCCCGGGTCGGCGAGACCGCCTCGGCCATGGAGGAGATGACCGCCACGGTGGTGGAGATCGCCAAAAACGCCTCCGAGGCGGCGCAATCCGCCCAGAACGCCAAGGCCAAGGCCGAGGACGGGGCCAGGATCGTGGCCCAGGCCATCACCGGCATCGGCGAGGCCCAGGATCAGGCGCTGGAACTGAAAAACGACATGACCGTCCTCGGTCGCCAGGCCGAAAGCATCGGACAGGTCCTCAACGTCATTTCCGACATCGCCGACCAGACGAACCTGCTGGCCCTAAATGCCGCCATCGAGGCGGCCAGGGCCGGCGAGGCCGGCCGGGGCTTCGCGGTCGTGGCCGACGAGGTCAGAAAGCTGGCCGAGAAGACCATGACCGCCACCAAGGAAGTGGGCGACGCCATCCGGGACATCCAGTCCGGCACACGCAAGAATATTGGCAACGTCGAGCAGGCCGTGGAGAAAATCCAGGCCGCCACGGGGCTTTCGGCCACATCGGGTGACGCCCTGAGCGAAATCGTGGCCCTGGTCGAGTCCACGTCGGGACAGGTCACCTCCATTGCCACGGCCTCCGAGGAGCAGTCGGCCACCTGCGAGGAGATCAACCGTTCCATCGAGGGCATAAGCCGCGTCTCGTCCGAGACGTCCGACGCCATGCGCCAGTCGGCCAACGCCGTGGCCGAATTGGTCGATCAGGCCCAAAGCCTCACGGCCCTTATCGAGGACCTGAAAGAGGATGCCGGAACGACGACGCCGCGGGCTTTGTCGGCGTAA
- the hcp gene encoding hydroxylamine reductase — protein MFCYQCEQTAKGLGCDKLGVCGKSPEVSDLQDLLVYALTGLGQAAVAAAAEGKDVPLTTGRFFAKALFSTLTNVNFDAADFGPLIEKTVAERDALAAKLTAKLPEGPATFVPAADLDGLVKQGGQHGLKDIPEADPDIKSLKHTLLFGLKGVAAYADHAAILGQEDPAVYAFLYKGLADTFTTDKNLGDWVGLVLKCGEVNLRTMELLDTANTGAYGNPVPTVVPLGAKAGKAILVSGHDLKDLKDLLEQTAGKGINIYTHGEMLPAHGYPELKKYPHFYGHYGTAWQNQHKEFAAFPGAILMTTNCIQKPAASYLDNIFTTGLVGWPGATHVKNGDFGPVIEKALAMPGFPEDTDKGTVMTGFGHNAVMGVAGTVIDAVKAGKIRHFFLVAGCDGAKPGRNYYTEFVEKAPADTIVLTLACGKFRFFDKKLGDIGGIPRLLDMGQCNDAYSAIQVAVALAKAFNCGVNELPLSMVLSWYEQKAVAILLTLLHLGIKNMRLGPTLPAFLTPNVLNFLVENYDIKPISTPDEDLKAILG, from the coding sequence ATGTTTTGCTACCAGTGTGAACAGACGGCCAAAGGACTCGGCTGCGACAAGCTCGGCGTGTGCGGCAAAAGCCCCGAGGTCTCCGACCTCCAGGACCTGCTCGTCTACGCCCTGACCGGCCTTGGCCAGGCGGCCGTGGCCGCCGCCGCCGAAGGCAAGGACGTTCCTCTGACCACGGGCCGGTTTTTCGCCAAAGCCCTTTTCTCCACGCTGACCAACGTCAATTTCGACGCCGCCGATTTTGGGCCCCTGATCGAAAAGACCGTGGCCGAGCGCGACGCCCTGGCGGCAAAGCTCACGGCCAAGCTGCCCGAGGGCCCGGCCACCTTCGTCCCGGCCGCCGATCTGGACGGCCTCGTCAAACAAGGCGGCCAGCACGGCCTCAAGGATATCCCCGAGGCCGATCCCGACATCAAGTCCCTCAAGCACACGCTGCTCTTCGGGCTCAAGGGCGTGGCCGCCTACGCCGACCATGCCGCCATTCTGGGCCAGGAAGACCCGGCCGTGTACGCCTTCCTCTACAAGGGACTGGCCGACACCTTCACCACGGACAAGAACCTCGGCGACTGGGTGGGGCTCGTGCTCAAATGCGGCGAAGTGAACCTGCGCACCATGGAGCTCCTCGACACCGCCAACACCGGGGCCTACGGCAATCCCGTGCCCACGGTGGTGCCGCTCGGGGCCAAGGCCGGCAAGGCCATCCTGGTCTCGGGCCACGACCTCAAGGACTTGAAGGACCTGCTCGAACAGACCGCCGGCAAGGGCATCAACATCTATACGCACGGCGAAATGCTGCCGGCCCACGGCTACCCCGAGCTCAAGAAGTACCCGCACTTTTACGGCCACTACGGCACGGCCTGGCAGAACCAGCACAAGGAATTCGCCGCTTTCCCCGGCGCGATCCTCATGACCACCAACTGCATCCAGAAGCCGGCCGCCAGCTACCTGGACAACATCTTCACCACCGGCCTCGTCGGCTGGCCGGGCGCGACCCACGTCAAAAACGGCGACTTCGGCCCGGTCATCGAAAAGGCCCTGGCCATGCCGGGCTTCCCCGAAGACACCGACAAGGGCACGGTCATGACGGGATTCGGCCACAACGCGGTCATGGGCGTGGCCGGCACGGTCATCGACGCGGTCAAGGCCGGCAAGATCCGCCACTTCTTCCTGGTCGCCGGCTGCGACGGAGCCAAGCCCGGCCGCAACTACTATACCGAGTTCGTGGAAAAGGCCCCGGCCGACACGATCGTCCTGACGCTCGCCTGCGGCAAATTCCGCTTCTTCGACAAGAAGCTCGGCGACATCGGCGGCATCCCGCGCCTTCTGGACATGGGCCAGTGCAACGACGCCTACTCGGCCATCCAGGTGGCCGTGGCCCTGGCCAAGGCGTTCAACTGCGGCGTCAACGAGTTGCCGCTGTCCATGGTCCTGTCCTGGTACGAGCAAAAGGCCGTGGCCATCCTTTTGACCCTGCTGCACCTCGGCATCAAGAACATGCGCCTGGGACCCACCCTGCCGGCCTTCCTCACCCCCAACGTGCTGAACTTCCTGGTCGAAAACTACGACATCAAACCCATTAGCACCCCCGACGAGGACCTGAAAGCGATCCTTGGATAG
- a CDS encoding phenylacetate--CoA ligase, which translates to MRECFEPEFETMDRADLAQLQLERLQETLMRVSRNVPLYRKRFAERDIDPEAFTDLADVKHLPFTTKADLREAYPYGLFAVPLREVVRLHASSGTTGKPVVAGYTRNDVKTWSRLVGRVLVAAGAGQDDVVQIALGYGLFTGGMGFHYGAEAVGAAVIPASSGGTRRQAAIMQDYRTSVFVATPSYALHLAEVLEAMDINVNSLSLRFGLFGAETWTEAMRAAIEDRLKLTATDNYGLSEIMGPGVAGECLEQSGMHVSEDHFLIEIVDPGTGEPVPDGEEGELVITTLAKEAFPMIRFRTGDITRILPGPCPCGRTMRRIGRIVGRSDDMLIIRGVNVFPSRVEALLLEVEGTTPNYRIIVARDGALDEALLEVEPTEELLFDRVAEHQTLVDKLERRLASELGVGITVRLVEPGSLARGQEGKTIRVVDRRGLSDRGRS; encoded by the coding sequence ATGCGCGAATGTTTCGAGCCCGAGTTCGAGACCATGGACCGGGCCGATCTGGCCCAGCTGCAACTGGAGCGGCTCCAGGAGACGCTGATGCGCGTGTCGCGCAACGTGCCGCTCTATCGCAAGCGGTTCGCCGAGCGCGACATCGACCCCGAGGCCTTCACCGATCTGGCCGATGTGAAGCACCTGCCCTTCACCACCAAGGCCGATCTGCGCGAGGCCTATCCCTACGGACTGTTCGCCGTGCCCCTGCGCGAGGTGGTGCGGCTTCACGCCTCGTCCGGCACGACGGGCAAGCCTGTCGTCGCCGGCTATACCCGAAACGACGTCAAAACCTGGTCCCGGCTGGTCGGGCGGGTGCTGGTCGCGGCCGGGGCCGGCCAGGACGACGTGGTCCAGATCGCGCTCGGCTACGGGCTTTTCACCGGCGGCATGGGCTTTCATTACGGGGCCGAGGCCGTGGGCGCGGCCGTGATTCCGGCCAGTAGCGGCGGCACGCGCCGGCAGGCGGCCATCATGCAGGATTACCGCACCTCGGTCTTCGTGGCCACGCCGAGCTACGCCCTGCATCTGGCCGAAGTCCTCGAGGCCATGGACATCAACGTCAATTCCCTGTCCCTGCGCTTCGGGCTTTTCGGGGCCGAGACCTGGACCGAGGCCATGCGCGCCGCCATCGAGGACCGGCTCAAGCTCACGGCCACGGACAATTACGGCTTAAGCGAGATCATGGGCCCGGGCGTGGCCGGCGAATGCCTGGAGCAGTCCGGCATGCACGTGAGCGAAGACCATTTCCTCATCGAGATCGTGGACCCGGGCACGGGCGAGCCGGTCCCCGACGGCGAGGAAGGGGAGCTGGTCATCACCACGCTGGCCAAGGAAGCCTTTCCCATGATCCGCTTCCGCACCGGCGACATCACCCGCATCCTGCCCGGGCCGTGCCCCTGTGGCCGCACCATGCGCCGCATCGGCCGCATTGTCGGGCGCAGCGACGACATGCTCATCATCCGGGGCGTCAACGTGTTCCCCTCGCGTGTGGAGGCGTTGTTGCTCGAGGTCGAGGGCACGACCCCCAACTATCGCATCATCGTTGCCCGCGACGGGGCCCTCGACGAGGCGCTGCTCGAGGTGGAGCCCACCGAGGAACTGCTTTTCGACCGCGTGGCTGAGCACCAGACGCTTGTGGACAAGCTCGAGCGCCGGCTGGCCTCGGAGCTTGGCGTGGGCATCACCGTGCGCCTGGTGGAGCCGGGGAGTCTGGCCCGGGGCCAGGAAGGCAAGACTATCCGCGTCGTGGACCGCCGGGGCCTGTCGGACAGGGGACGGTCCTGA
- a CDS encoding Cache 3/Cache 2 fusion domain-containing protein yields MKKSIRTTITILIGVVVILVQAALIFIVSDLSYDESIATKLHEMETMSATIAKSASDFGQQQMEIVRGASKMAVMREYLESRQNADVAQSAIAALSQASEDINTLYLFDDKGTQVITMAQGKSGKHSPLANREYIQAALAGKEGYSSTPTMSMVTGKLIVSVTSPVRDASGKVIGGVGMSYVLDGLIEDYIDAIRVGKTGAPFILSPKGVVVASSDRARLLKDISGEPGIAPMLDQPKGTGGFTRGGKEKRVVWTRVPNWNWVLGFAMDTDEIEAPAKTLRNSMGVAGAGSIVVLLLVTLFSLERIVVRPIKRLGSYASEVAAGNLDSKLTLRAQNEIGTLADSLRTMVASLKGKINEADDKTRLANEESARAAKATHEAEEAKAAAEQARAQGMLQAAGKLESVVAIVSSASEELSAQVEQSTRGAEEQSARVGETASAMEEMTSTVVEIARNASEAAQSAQNAKAKAEDGARIVAQAIAGIGEAQDQALGLKSDMTVLGGQAESIGQILNVISDIADQTNLLALNAAIEAARAGEAGRGFAVVADEVRKLAEKTMTATKEVGDAIRDIQSGTRKNIGNVEQAVEKIQAATGLSSTSGDALSEIVALVESTSGQVTSIATASEEQSATCEEINRSIEGISRVSSETSDAMRQSANAVAELVDQAQSLTALIEDLKEDAGTTTPRALSA; encoded by the coding sequence ATGAAGAAGAGCATCCGTACGACCATAACCATTCTTATCGGGGTAGTCGTTATTCTCGTTCAAGCTGCTCTTATCTTCATTGTTTCAGATCTGAGTTACGACGAAAGCATCGCCACCAAGCTCCACGAGATGGAAACGATGTCGGCCACCATCGCCAAGTCCGCCTCGGATTTCGGCCAGCAGCAGATGGAGATCGTGCGTGGCGCCTCGAAAATGGCCGTCATGCGGGAGTACCTGGAGTCGCGCCAGAACGCGGATGTGGCCCAATCGGCCATCGCCGCCCTGTCCCAGGCCTCGGAAGATATCAATACGCTTTATCTCTTCGACGATAAGGGCACCCAGGTCATCACCATGGCCCAGGGCAAATCCGGCAAACACAGTCCCCTGGCCAATCGGGAATATATCCAGGCCGCCCTGGCCGGAAAGGAAGGCTACAGCAGCACGCCGACCATGAGTATGGTGACCGGCAAGCTCATCGTCAGCGTCACCTCGCCCGTGCGCGACGCCTCGGGCAAGGTGATCGGCGGCGTCGGCATGTCCTACGTGCTCGACGGCCTGATCGAGGATTACATCGACGCCATCCGGGTCGGCAAAACCGGCGCGCCCTTCATCCTCTCGCCCAAGGGCGTGGTGGTGGCCAGTTCCGACCGGGCGCGGCTGCTCAAGGACATTTCCGGCGAACCCGGCATCGCGCCGATGCTGGACCAGCCCAAGGGAACGGGCGGCTTCACGCGCGGCGGCAAGGAAAAACGCGTCGTCTGGACGCGGGTGCCCAACTGGAATTGGGTCCTCGGCTTTGCCATGGACACCGATGAGATCGAGGCTCCGGCCAAGACACTGCGCAATTCCATGGGCGTTGCCGGTGCGGGCTCGATTGTGGTGCTCCTCCTCGTGACGCTTTTTTCCCTGGAGCGCATTGTCGTGCGGCCGATCAAGCGGCTGGGGAGCTATGCCTCGGAGGTCGCGGCCGGGAATCTGGACAGCAAGCTGACGCTTCGCGCGCAAAACGAGATCGGCACGCTGGCCGACAGCCTGCGGACCATGGTGGCGAGCCTCAAGGGCAAGATCAACGAGGCCGACGACAAGACCCGACTGGCCAACGAGGAGTCCGCGCGGGCGGCAAAGGCCACGCATGAGGCCGAGGAGGCCAAGGCGGCGGCGGAACAGGCCCGGGCCCAGGGCATGCTCCAGGCGGCGGGCAAGCTCGAGAGCGTGGTGGCCATCGTCAGTTCGGCTTCCGAGGAGCTCTCGGCCCAGGTGGAGCAGTCCACGCGCGGGGCCGAAGAACAAAGCGCCCGGGTCGGCGAGACCGCCTCGGCCATGGAGGAGATGACCTCCACCGTGGTGGAGATCGCCAGGAACGCCTCCGAGGCGGCGCAGTCCGCCCAAAACGCCAAGGCCAAGGCCGAGGACGGGGCCAGGATCGTGGCCCAGGCCATAGCCGGCATCGGCGAGGCCCAGGACCAGGCTCTGGGACTGAAAAGCGACATGACCGTCCTTGGCGGCCAGGCGGAGAGCATCGGCCAGATTTTGAACGTCATCTCCGACATCGCCGACCAGACGAACCTGCTGGCCTTAAATGCCGCCATCGAGGCCGCCCGGGCCGGCGAGGCCGGCAGAGGTTTCGCGGTCGTGGCCGACGAGGTCAGAAAGCTGGCCGAAAAGACCATGACCGCCACCAAGGAAGTGGGCGACGCCATCCGGGACATCCAGTCCGGCACACGCAAAAATATTGGCAACGTCGAGCAGGCCGTGGAGAAAATCCAGGCCGCCACGGGGCTTTCGTCCACATCGGGTGACGCCCTGAGCGAAATCGTGGCCCTGGTCGAGTCCACGTCGGGACAGGTCACCTCCATTGCCACGGCCTCCGAGGAACAGTCGGCCACCTGCGAGGAGATCAACCGTTCCATCGAGGGCATAAGCCGGGTTTCGTCCGAGACGTCCGACGCCATGCGCCAGTCGGCCAATGCCGTGGCCGAATTGGTCGATCAGGCCCAAAGCCTGACGGCCCTTATCGAGGATCTGAAAGAGGATGCCGGAACGACGACGCCGCGGGCTTTGTCGGCGTAA
- a CDS encoding DUF1800 domain-containing protein: MPRSFPAVFCRIAVGLFSLLAILLTFCGNATAATAGAAPAKDKAVQVVSRLTYGPTAGLLKAVAAMGVPAFIDSQLAYEKLEDPPELANALKKLPSESMDTVHLFREYGPTAASDAKPGPESMRRTFDRAGEVALEAADARLLRAILSKRQLYELMVAFWSDHFSLGAKKGLAHLWVGSFEREAIRPHAMGKFLDLLMATATHPAMLIARDNWKNVVHRENGATAKEALDPTYAAILIAHQTLGPNGPQKPADTLALARILTGWRVGAARGSSDSGGFNFDVDLHDPSDKVLLGHTIKGTGLSEGVAALRILASHPATAKNICRKLAVYFLADEPPAALVSRMIATFDKTDGDIRETLRTLFTSPEFFDPKYTGNRFKSPLRQVVSAVRAIGAKPADAAALAGSLAGLGQPLYAADGPEGYPVTAAHWQKPEAIMRRVTFAGDLAAGHIPGLGVTPKKIDVFELAVTLGPSVSEAAKKTAAKAGPAVLLAAPDFMRY; this comes from the coding sequence ATGCCACGCAGCTTCCCGGCTGTTTTTTGCCGCATCGCCGTGGGCCTTTTCAGCCTGCTGGCGATCCTTTTGACGTTTTGCGGCAACGCCACGGCCGCAACCGCCGGCGCAGCGCCGGCAAAGGACAAGGCGGTCCAGGTCGTAAGCCGCCTGACCTACGGCCCGACGGCGGGACTTCTCAAGGCTGTCGCGGCCATGGGCGTGCCGGCCTTCATCGACAGCCAGCTTGCCTACGAAAAATTGGAAGACCCCCCGGAACTGGCCAACGCCCTGAAAAAGCTCCCCAGCGAGTCCATGGATACCGTGCATCTCTTCCGGGAGTACGGCCCCACGGCCGCGTCCGACGCCAAGCCTGGACCCGAGTCCATGCGCCGCACCTTCGACCGGGCCGGCGAGGTGGCCCTGGAAGCGGCGGACGCCCGGCTCCTGCGCGCCATCCTGTCCAAGCGGCAACTCTACGAACTCATGGTCGCCTTCTGGAGCGACCACTTCAGCCTGGGCGCGAAAAAAGGCCTGGCCCACCTCTGGGTCGGCTCCTTCGAGCGCGAGGCCATCCGCCCCCACGCCATGGGCAAGTTTCTCGACCTGCTCATGGCCACGGCCACGCACCCGGCCATGCTCATCGCCCGGGACAACTGGAAAAACGTGGTGCACCGCGAAAACGGCGCGACAGCCAAGGAAGCCCTCGACCCGACCTACGCCGCCATCCTCATCGCCCACCAGACCCTCGGCCCAAACGGCCCGCAAAAGCCGGCCGACACTCTGGCCCTGGCCCGCATCCTCACCGGTTGGCGCGTGGGCGCGGCCCGGGGCTCGTCGGATTCGGGCGGATTCAACTTCGACGTGGACCTGCACGACCCGTCCGACAAGGTGCTGCTCGGCCATACCATCAAGGGCACCGGCCTGTCCGAGGGCGTGGCCGCCCTGCGTATCCTGGCCAGCCATCCGGCCACGGCAAAAAATATCTGCCGTAAGCTGGCCGTCTATTTCCTGGCCGACGAGCCGCCGGCCGCCCTCGTTTCCCGCATGATCGCAACCTTCGACAAGACCGATGGCGATATCCGGGAAACCCTGCGCACGCTGTTCACCAGCCCCGAATTTTTCGACCCGAAATACACGGGCAACCGGTTCAAGTCGCCCCTGCGCCAGGTCGTTTCGGCCGTCCGGGCTATCGGCGCCAAACCCGCCGACGCGGCCGCTCTGGCCGGTTCCCTGGCCGGACTCGGCCAGCCGCTCTACGCGGCCGACGGCCCGGAAGGCTACCCCGTGACCGCCGCCCACTGGCAAAAGCCCGAGGCGATCATGCGCCGCGTGACCTTTGCCGGCGACCTCGCCGCCGGGCATATCCCCGGCCTTGGCGTCACGCCCAAAAAAATCGACGTGTTCGAGCTGGCCGTGACCCTGGGCCCCAGCGTGTCCGAAGCCGCGAAAAAAACGGCGGCCAAGGCCGGCCCGGCCGTGCTGTTGGCTGCACCGGATTTTATGAGGTATTAG
- a CDS encoding DUF1501 domain-containing protein yields MRRREALRFLAMLGATGLACPSAVLAARGRKGRKQEEKKAKPSWHAGKQLVVVLLQGGPDGLSVVAPAGDPLYRYLRPTLALPADCGGLDLGSGFLLHPALADVAPFFTRKKLALIPACGLPGVRPQHAAAVAAFARGTAGEGGGRSGWLGRLSVALGGSRGQMLVACRGDVYDGAPHYNMIAPGRGPSLPALPVEDQTLFDATGRLFSGKEPLAKAFAVGRNERREALAKLLAEAHRAAAGAITAPAFPDFAERFGRELAHRRDAALAYLAVGGFDTHSCQGVAKGYLADRLRETGQGLANMVKGLGKHVEDTVIVAVGEFGRTARENGFGGTDNGQGGVMLVLGGPVAGGRLYGDWPGLAGHRLAGGRDIPVATDWRDVVAGIAVRHLGLPEGRLGEVFPGYKPAKDAPKVVG; encoded by the coding sequence GTGCGACGACGCGAGGCGCTGCGATTTCTGGCCATGTTGGGCGCGACCGGGCTGGCCTGTCCGTCCGCGGTCCTGGCCGCGCGCGGCCGAAAGGGGCGCAAGCAGGAAGAGAAGAAGGCCAAGCCCTCCTGGCACGCCGGCAAGCAGTTGGTTGTCGTGCTGCTCCAGGGCGGCCCGGACGGCCTGTCCGTGGTCGCGCCGGCGGGCGATCCCCTCTACCGCTACCTGCGCCCGACCCTGGCCCTGCCGGCCGATTGCGGCGGTCTGGACCTGGGCAGCGGCTTTCTGCTGCATCCGGCTCTGGCCGATGTGGCCCCGTTTTTCACACGGAAAAAGCTGGCTCTTATCCCGGCCTGTGGCCTGCCCGGCGTCAGGCCGCAGCATGCCGCCGCGGTGGCCGCCTTTGCCCGGGGCACGGCCGGGGAAGGCGGTGGCCGGTCCGGCTGGCTCGGCCGGCTGTCCGTGGCGCTTGGCGGAAGCCGGGGCCAGATGCTTGTCGCCTGCCGGGGTGACGTCTACGACGGTGCGCCCCATTACAATATGATCGCTCCGGGGCGCGGTCCGTCCCTGCCCGCGCTGCCGGTGGAGGATCAGACCCTTTTCGACGCTACGGGGCGGCTTTTTTCCGGCAAGGAACCTCTGGCCAAGGCCTTTGCGGTCGGCCGGAACGAACGCCGGGAAGCCCTGGCCAAGCTGCTGGCCGAGGCGCACCGGGCGGCGGCCGGCGCCATCACTGCCCCCGCGTTTCCGGATTTCGCCGAGCGGTTCGGCCGCGAACTGGCGCATCGGCGCGACGCGGCCCTGGCCTATCTGGCCGTGGGCGGCTTCGACACCCATTCCTGCCAGGGCGTGGCCAAGGGCTATCTGGCCGATCGGCTGCGCGAGACGGGCCAGGGGCTCGCCAACATGGTGAAGGGCCTCGGCAAGCATGTCGAGGACACGGTCATTGTCGCGGTGGGGGAATTCGGGCGCACGGCCCGGGAAAACGGATTCGGCGGCACGGACAACGGCCAGGGCGGCGTGATGCTGGTGCTTGGCGGTCCGGTCGCCGGCGGCCGTCTGTACGGCGACTGGCCCGGGCTCGCCGGGCACAGGCTGGCCGGGGGCCGCGACATTCCCGTGGCCACGGACTGGCGCGACGTGGTCGCCGGCATCGCCGTGCGCCATCTGGGCCTGCCCGAGGGCAGGCTCGGCGAGGTCTTTCCCGGGTATAAGCCGGCCAAGGACGCGCCAAAAGTCGTCGGGTGA
- a CDS encoding 4Fe-4S ferredoxin, which yields MKRKIIEIDEALCNGCGQCVTGCAEGALAIVDGKARIVADHFCDGLGACIGHCPTGALQIIEREAPEFDEAAAMAHVAQAGQPGGKHGGCPSGQPLTLTPCQQANVPTGQTPVAGSALSSWPIKLRLVPPTAPFLKGARLLLTSDCVPPAFPAFHSAFLPGRVALLGCPKFDDVQAYVDKLTAIVRDNAVADITVLQMEVPCCSGMARIAAMAVAASGRDIPITRVVVGRQGAIVSMGPVSERGNARGETL from the coding sequence ATGAAGCGTAAGATCATCGAAATCGACGAGGCCTTGTGCAACGGCTGCGGCCAGTGCGTGACGGGCTGCGCCGAGGGGGCGCTCGCCATCGTGGACGGCAAGGCGAGGATCGTGGCCGATCATTTTTGCGACGGTTTGGGCGCCTGCATCGGCCACTGTCCGACCGGAGCGTTGCAGATCATCGAACGGGAAGCCCCGGAATTCGACGAGGCGGCCGCGATGGCCCATGTGGCCCAGGCCGGCCAGCCCGGCGGCAAGCATGGCGGCTGTCCCTCGGGGCAGCCCCTGACCCTGACGCCGTGCCAGCAGGCCAACGTCCCGACCGGGCAGACGCCGGTTGCCGGCTCGGCCCTGTCCAGCTGGCCGATCAAGCTGCGGCTCGTGCCGCCGACGGCCCCGTTTTTAAAGGGCGCGCGCCTGCTTCTCACCTCGGACTGCGTGCCCCCGGCCTTTCCCGCCTTCCACAGCGCCTTTCTGCCCGGCCGGGTGGCGCTGCTCGGCTGTCCGAAGTTCGACGACGTCCAGGCCTATGTGGACAAGCTGACGGCCATCGTGCGCGACAACGCCGTCGCCGACATCACCGTGCTCCAAATGGAAGTGCCCTGCTGCTCGGGCATGGCCCGCATCGCCGCCATGGCCGTGGCCGCCTCGGGCCGGGACATCCCCATCACCCGGGTGGTGGTCGGCAGGCAGGGCGCGATCGTGTCCATGGGGCCGGTTTCCGAAAGGGGAAATGCGAGAGGGGAAACCCTTTAA